The following is a genomic window from Streptomyces chrestomyceticus JCM 4735.
CTCGTAGACGGTGTTGAGCAGTTGTACGACGTCCTCACCGATCGGGTCGCCGCCGCCGTAACGCGTGTCGAACGGCAGCGCGTCGGCGCCGTACAGGTCGGTCAGGTACTCGCGCACCTCGGGGTCCATCGTCCAGGCGTTGAGGAAGGCGATCTGGTTGAACCAGCAGCGGTGGCCGGTCACGGGGTGGCGCAGTACGGCACCGCGCCGCTGCCGGGTGCGCAGGCCGCCGTCCGGCTGCCAGGCGAAGTCGATGGCGTGGCCGCGACAGTAGCGTTCGACGGCACGGCGGTCGTCGGTGCCGAACGCCTCGGTCAGGGAGGCGCCCACCTCGTCGTTGTAGCTCCTGGTCAGCAGCCAGCCCTCCCGTTCGAAGCGGCCGGTCAGCTCGGCGGGCAGCGCGTCGAGGACGGCGGACGCGTCGGCGACCGCGGTGGCGCCGCCGCTGCCCGGTGCGGTCAGACAGGCGAAGAGCAGCAGGCCGGGGGCGTCGAGGGTGTAGCTGAGTTCGTGGTGCATACACATCGGCTGGTACGGCGGCCACTTCGCGGAGGAGTACACGCCATCGGCGTACTCCCGTCGCGGGGCGAACGCCTCGCGTTCCGTGAGCAGGCCGGTGGCCAGGTGCCGGAAGACGGCACCGGCCTGGTCGGCGTCGTGCAGCCCGAGGCCGCGTACCAGGACCGCGCCGTGCTCGACGGCGAGGGTGCGCAGGGTGTCCCGGTATCCGGCGGCCCAGCTCGCCGCGTCGCCGGTGGGTTCGGCGAGGAGGACCGGGGGTGTGCCGGGGAGCAGGTTCAGGTCGAGTGGCGGGGTGGCGGGCGGGTGGGGCATGGGAGGCCCTTTCGGTCGTGGGTGGCGGTCCGCAGGAGAGTTCCGGGGCCTTCAGGGGGACGTGCGGAGTTCGGCGGCGTGCAGTACCGCACGCGCTGTGTCGGCCGGCCGGGTGCGCGGGAAGTGGTGGCCGCCGGCCGTCAGGACGTACAGCTCGACGTGTTCGGCCAGCGGCCTCCAGTCCTGGTGGCGGTGCCGGAAGCGCGCGGTCCGCGGGTCGTCGGCGGCGACGACCGCGGTGACGGGTGTGGACAGCGGGGCGGCCAGGGCGTGGGTGAGGTGGTGGTGCGCCGGTTCGTCGTCGGCGTGCTCGTCGTGGCCGTCTCCGGGCCACCGCGCGCCGATGAACAGCCGCCGGGCCGCCGTACCGCGCTCCTCCAGTTGCCTGGCCGCCTCCACGGCGTACGCGGCCCCCGAAGCATGCCCCCACAGCAGCGGTCCGGTCAGGCCGAGGCGGACGATGCCGGCGACGATCTCCGCGGCGGCCTCGGCGACCTCGACGGGCCGTGCGGTCGTGTCCCGTCCGGGCAGCTCGACCGCGTAGACCGCCCGCCCGCTGTCGCGCAGCGCGTCGGCCAGCGGCTGGAAGGCCGCCGCGTCGGCGCCCGCCCAGGGAAAGCACACCAGGGCGCCGTCGTGCGCGCCGTCCGGTGCCGTCAGCGGCCGCAGCAGCGCCGCGCCCGGCTGCCGGGACCTGCCGTCGAGCACGTCCGCCAGGTCGGCGAGGACCGGGTGCCGGGTGACGTCCTTGAGGGAGACCGCGCGGTCCAGGAGGATCGCCAACTTCACCGCGGCCAGCGAGGTGCCGCCCCGGTCGAAGAAGTGGTCCCGGCGGCCGACCCGGTCCTGCGGGACGCCGAGCACCGTGGCCCACGCGGTGGCGAGCCGCCGCTCGGCCGGTGTCCGGGGCGCGAGGTGCCGGCCGT
Proteins encoded in this region:
- a CDS encoding TauD/TfdA family dioxygenase, with protein sequence MPHPPATPPLDLNLLPGTPPVLLAEPTGDAASWAAGYRDTLRTLAVEHGAVLVRGLGLHDADQAGAVFRHLATGLLTEREAFAPRREYADGVYSSAKWPPYQPMCMHHELSYTLDAPGLLLFACLTAPGSGGATAVADASAVLDALPAELTGRFEREGWLLTRSYNDEVGASLTEAFGTDDRRAVERYCRGHAIDFAWQPDGGLRTRQRRGAVLRHPVTGHRCWFNQIAFLNAWTMDPEVREYLTDLYGADALPFDTRYGGGDPIGEDVVQLLNTVYEAHTAREPWQPGDLMVVDNVRTAHSREPYEGPREVLVAMTDAVRPTARVPGAEAIAS